From a region of the Zingiber officinale cultivar Zhangliang chromosome 4B, Zo_v1.1, whole genome shotgun sequence genome:
- the LOC121975770 gene encoding mitochondrial uncoupling protein 5-like, whose translation MGFKGFVEGGVASVVAGCSTHPLDLIKVRMQLQGEYVSPAVSAFRPVVGLHGTAGVASLPHHHPALLKPLRRPGPIAVGVQILRTEGAAALFSGVSATVLRQTLYSTVRMGLYDMLKGKWSRSGNDSPGSLPLHRKVAAGLFAGGIGAVVGNPADVAMVRMQADGRLPPSERRNYKSVLDAIGRMARQEGVASLWRGSSLTVNRAMIVTASQLATYDQAKEAILRRRGVGADGLGTHVAASFAAGLVAAAASNPVDVVKTRVMNMKVQKGAAAPYSGAMDCALKTVKAEGPMALYKGFVPTVSRQGPFTVVLFVTLEQVRKLLREF comes from the coding sequence ATGGGTTTCAAAGGCTTTGTGGAAGGTGGCGTCGCTTCCGTTGTTGCAGGGTGCTCCACCCACCCGCTTGACCTTATCAAGGTCCGGATGCAGCTCCAAGGGGAGTACGTTAGCCCGGCGGTCTCGGCCTTCCGCCCCGTCGTCGGTCTCCATGGCACCGCTGGGGTCGCCAGTCTCCCTCACCACCACCCGGCCCTGCTCAAGCCACTGCGGCGTCCCGGGCCGATCGCGGTGGGCGTGCAGATCCTCCGCACTGAGGGCGCTGCCGCGCTCTTCTCCGGCGTTTCAGCGACCGTCCTCCGGCAGACGCTGTATTCTACCGTGCGGATGGGGCTCTACGACATGCTGAAGGGGAAGTGGAGTCGGTCTGGTAACGACAGCCCTGGGTCGCTCCCGCTCCATCGCAAGGTCGCGGCAGGCCTCTTCGCTGGCGGGATTGGTGCCGTGGTGGGCAACCCCGCCGACGTGGCCATGGTCCGGATGCAGGCCGATGGGCGCCTCCCTCCCTCCGAGCGCCGCAACTACAAGAGCGTCCTGGACGCCATTGGGCGGATGGCGAGGCAGGAGGGCGTGGCGAGCCTCTGGCGCGGGTCGTCTCTGACGGTGAACCGCGCGATGATCGTGACGGCGTCGCAGCTGGCCACGTACGACCAGGCCAAGGAGGCCATCCTGCGGCGCCGCGGCGTGGGGGCGGACGGGCTCGGGACGCACGTGGCCGCGAGCTTCGCGGCGGGGCTGGTGGCGGCCGCGGCGTCCAACCCGGTGGACGTGGTCAAGACGCGGGTGATGAACATGAAGGTGCAGAAGGGTGCGGCGGCGCCGTACTCCGGAGCGATGGACTGCGCCCTGAAGACAGTGAAGGCGGAAGGGCCCATGGCCCTGTACAAGGGCTTCGTCCCCACCGTGTCTCGCCAGGGTCCCTTCACCGTCGTCCTCTTCGTCACGCTCGAGCAGGTGCGCAAGCTCCTCAGGGAATTCTGA
- the LOC121978463 gene encoding G-type lectin S-receptor-like serine/threonine-protein kinase At5g35370 encodes MIAGGWSHGGEPSASQMPTSLLLLLLLPLLLLVLPRASVVAAVATEFLYPNFTVSYFNFSESGGVFLNSPAAVFSLTIADPTRHNASFYLSVLHSATGSVVWSANRNASIPSDGVVALSSHGLSIALPDSTVVWTTRVLPLAVSALRLLDSGNLLLIDAANGTLWQSFDHPTDTLVSGQNLPVGSPLTASVSSTNFTEGDYAFVVTPGDALMTWKGSQRYWSLSTDVRSFKESNAEVVSMATNATGLYLFSLGGEVVFEIFLPRSDFRILKLNHTGEFQIASYAAPNSSTITGNEFEAPSSNCDLPRSCPSLAICNEGINSSTCSCPTNFQAFNSGVCMPADGSRLPSSASCGDLSAISYITLESGIEYFANKFASPTTSGGNVSSCQSLCTGSCSCLGFFYRNTSLACFLLQHQLGSFFESNAVGTSTTIGYIKTLVSRSSTPDHSNDRAKKTHLIAILLPAGASFLLVLGSVSTWIIWRKRGGATQGSKGMKTRATTAAALGGGEGDDSQDNIEILIPRLPTRFTYAELEEATGHFGTKIGSGGFGVVYKGELQDRTEVAVKRLENVGLHGRKEFCTEIAIIGNIRHVNLVRLRGFCAQGSRRLLVYEYMNRGSLDCLLFGPGPALEWQERVEIAVSAARGLAYLHGGCEHKIIHCDVKPENILLHDGGHVKISDFGLAKLLAPEQSGLFTTMRGTRGYLAPEWLTNSAVTDRADVYSFGIVLLEIVRGRKNLSRGNEEEQQQEGSWSGESSAGEEEYFPLTALEGHQEERYLELADPRLEGRVREEEVARVVKVALCCLHEEPRLRPSMPAVVGMLEGNVEVGKPRVDLLNFLRLYGQGPTDPSPPVTRGGIRLATPANGNRTASDVDSVTYTAEESIPGPSS; translated from the coding sequence ATGATCGCCGGTGGATGGAGTCATGGAGGCGAACCGTCCGCATCCCAAATGCCGAcctctctcctcctcctcctcctcctccccctcctcctcctcgtccTACCCCGGGCCTCCGTCGTCGCTGCAGTAGCCACCGAGTTCCTCTATCCCAACTTCACTGTCTCTTATTTCAACTTCAGCGAGTCCGGCGGCGTCTTCCTCAACTCGCCCGCCGCCGTCTTCTCCCTCACCATCGCCGATCCCACCAGACACAACGCCAGCTTCTACCTCTCCGTCCTCCACTCCGCCACCGGCAGCGTCGTCTGGTCTGCCAACCGCAACGCCTCCATTCCCTCTGACGGCGTCGTCGCCCTCTCCAGCCACGGCCTCTCCATCGCTCTCCCCGACAGCACCGTCGTATGGACCACCCGAGTCCTCCCCTTAGCCGTGAGCGCCCTCCGCCTCCTTGATTCCGGCAACCTCCTCCTCATCGACGCCGCGAACGGCACCCTCTGGCAATCGTTCGATCACCCCACCGACACCCTCGTCTCCGGCCAAAATCTCCCGGTGGGTTCACCACTCACGGCGTCTGTTTCCAGCACAAACTTCACGGAAGGGGATTACGCTTTCGTCGTCACCCCCGGCGATGCCTTGATGACCTGGAAGGGCAGCCAGCGATACTGGAGCCTCTCCACCGACGTCCGGTCGTTCAAGGAATCCAACGCTGAGGTCGTCTCCATGGCCACCAACGCGACTGGTCTCTATTTGTTCTCCCTCGGGGGAGAGGTTGTCTTCGAGATCTTTCTGCCGAGATCGGACTTCCGGATCCTGAAATTGAACCACACCGGCGAGTTCCAAATCGCCAGCTACGCCGCCCCCAATTCCTCAACGATCACGGGAAACGAGTTCGAGGCGCCAAGCAGCAATTGCGACCTTCCCCGGTCCTGCCCTTCTCTTGCCATCTGCAACGAAGGCATCAATTCATCCACTTGTAGTTGTCCGACCAACTTCCAGGCTTTCAATTCCGGAGTTTGCATGCCGGCCGACGGATCTCGGCTGCCCTCTTCAGCCTCCTGCGGCGACCTCTCCGCCATCTCTTACATAACGCTTGAGAGTGGAATCGAGTACTTCGCCAACAAGTTCGCGAGCCCGACGACCTCCGGCGGCAACGTCTCCTCATGCCAGAGTCTCTGCACGGGGAGCTGCTCCTGTTTGGGCTTCTTCTACAGGAACACTTCGCTCGCTTGCTTTCTCTTGCAACACCAGCTCGGTTCGTTCTTCGAGAGCAACGCAGTGGGGACTTCGACCACCATCGGCTACATCAAGACTCTAGTTTCTCGATCGTCGACGCCGGATCATTCGAACGACCGCGCGAAGAAGACGCACTTGATAGCGATCTTGTTGCCCGCTGGGGCCTCTTTCCTTCTTGTTCTCGGATCGGTTTCGACGTGGATTATTTGGCGCAAGAGGGGCGGCGCTACCCAGGGATCGAAGGGGATGAAAACAAGGGCGACGACGGCGGCGGCATTGGGCGGCGGTGAAGGAGATGATTCACAGGACAACATAGAGATCTTGATACCACGGCTGCCAACGAGGTTCACCTACGCGGAGCTGGAGGAGGCGACCGGGCACTTCGGGACCAAGATCGGCTCCGGCGGATTCGGAGTGGTGTACAAGGGGGAGCTCCAGGACAGGACGGAGGTGGCGGTGAAGAGGCTGGAGAACGTGGGGCTTCATGGCCGGAAGGAGTTCTGCACCGAGATCGCCATCATCGGCAACATTCGGCATGTGAACCTGGTCCGCCTCCGCGGGTTCTGCGCGCAGGGGAGCCGGCGGTTGCTGGTGTACGAGTACATGAATCGAGGCTCGCTGGACTGCCTGCTGTTCGGCCCCGGCCCGGCGCTGGAGTGGCAGGAGCGAGTGGAGATCGCGGTAAGCGCCGCGAGAGGCCTGGCGTACCTCCACGGCGGGTGCGAGCACAAGATCATCCACTGCGACGTGAAGCCGGAGAACATTCTGCTCCACGACGGCGGTCACGTCAAGATCTCCGACTTCGGGTTGGCGAAGCTGCTGGCTCCGGAGCAGTCTGGATTGTTCACGACGATGCGGGGGACCCGGGGCTACCTAGCGCCGGAGTGGCTAACGAATTCCGCCGTCACCGACCGGGCAGACGTGTACAGCTTTGGGATAGTGCTGCTGGAGATCGTGCGGGGGCGAAAGAACCTGTCGAGGGGCAACGAGGAGGAGCAGCAGCAGGAGGGGAGCTGGTCGGGCGAGTCGTCGGCCGGGGAGGAGGAGTACTTCCCCCTGACGGCGCTAGAGGGGCACCAGGAGGAGAGATACCTGGAACTGGCGGACCCGAGGTTGGAAGGGCGGGTGagggaggaggaggtggcgcgGGTGGTGAAGGTCGCGCTTTGCTGCTTGCATGAGGAGCCCAGGCTGCGGCCGTCGATGCCCGCGGTGGTGGGGATGCTGGAGGGAAACGTGGAGGTGGGGAAGCCGAGGGTGGATTTGCTCAACTTCTTGAGGCTTTACGGCCAGGGACCTACGGACCCTTCGCCGCCGGTGACGAGGGGAGGGATCAGATTAGCTACTCCGGCCAACGGTAATCGTACCGCGTCTGACGTGGACTCCGTCACCTACACGGCTGAAGAGTCAATTCCGGGCCCCAGTAGTTAA